The Jiangella sp. DSM 45060 genome contains the following window.
GTACCTGCCCGACGCCGATAGCATTGAGGAACGTGACACCGAGAATGCCTGACGCCTCTGACAACGACGCGCAGGGTGTACGGCTGCAGAAGGTGCTCGCGGCGGCCGGGGTGGGCAGCCGCCGGGCCAGCGAGGCGCTCATCGCGGCCGGCCGGGTCGAGGTCGACGGCAGGGTCGTGCGCACGCTCGGCACCCGGGTCGACCCCGCCACCGCCGTCATCAAGGTCGACGGCTCGCGCATCACCACCGCCGAGGCCGGGCAGGTCTACCTCGCGCTCAACAAGCCGGCCGGCGTCGTCAGCTCGATGAGCGACCCCGAGGGCCGGCCCGACCTCGGCGGCTACGTCCGCGGCCGGCGCGAGCGGCTGTTCCACGTCGGACGGCTCGACGCCGACACCGAGGGCCTCATCCTGCTCACCAACGACGGCGAGCTGGCGCACCGGCTGGCGCACCCGTCGTACGAGGTGCTCAAGACCTACGTCGCCGAGGTGCCCGGTCCCGTCGCGCCCGCCCTCGGCCGCGAGCTGCGGGCCGGCATCGAGTTGGAGGACGGCCCGGTGCGGGTCGACTCCTTCCGCGTCGTCGGCCGCGTCGGCACCCGCGTCATGGTCGAGGTCGTGCTGCACGAGGGGCGCAAGCACATCGTGCGCCGCCTGCTCGAGGCCGTCGGGCATCCGGTGAAGCGGCTGGTCCGCACCCACGTCGGGCCGGTCGCGATGGGCGACCTGCGTCCCGGCAACACCCGGGTACTGACCACGGCGGAGATCGCCGCGCTGTACCACGAGGTCGGCCTGTGACCGTCCGCGCGATACGAGGAGCCACCCAGCTCGACGCCGACGACGCCGAGCACCTGCTGGAGCGGACCGCCGAGCTGATGACCACGGTGCTCGACCGCAACGAGCTCACCCCCGACGACGTCATCAGCATCTTCCTCACCGCCACGCCGGACCTGCGCTCGGCGTTCCCGGCCGTGGCGGTGCGGCAGCTGGGCATCACCGACGTGCCGATGATGTGCGCGCAGGAGATCGGCGTCGCCGGCGCGCTGCCGCGGGTGGTGCGGCTGATGGCGCACGTCGAGACCACGAAGCCGCGCTCGGCCATGCGGCACGTGTACCTGCACGGCACCACGGTGCTGCGCGACGACCTCGCGGACCGGTGATGGACCCGTTCGGAGGCCGGAGCGTCCTCGTCGTCGGCACCGGGCTGGTCGGGACGTCGCTCGGCCTGGCGCTGACGCGGGCCGGGGTGGACGTGCGGCTGGCCGACGCGAAGCCGGAGTTCCTGGCCGAGGCGGTCCGTCTCGGCGCAGGGCGCCCGGAGGCCGGCGACGAGACGTCCGCCGCGTTCGCCGTCGTCGCGGTCCCGCCGGAAGCCGTCGCCTCCGTCGTCGGCGAGGTGCTGGCGGGCGGGCGGGCCGAGTACGCCACCGACGTCGCCAGCGTGAAGGTGCTGCCGACGACGCAGGTGCGCGAGCGGGTCGCCGACCCGGGCCGCTACGTCGGCAGCCACCCGATGGCCGGCCGCGAGATCAGCGGTCCGAGCGGCGCGCTGGCCGACCTGTTCGAGGGCCGCCCGTGGGTGATCTGCCCCGACGACGGCACCCACCAGCAGGCCGTCACCCGCGCCCTGGCGGTGGCCCGGCTGGCCGGCGCCGTCCCGATGACCATGACCGCGGCCGAGCACGACGCCGCCGTCGCGCTGGTGTCGCACGCGCCACACCTCGTGGCCGCGCTGATGGCCGGCCGGCTGGCCGGCGCGCCCGGGCACGAGGTGCGCCTGGCGGGTCCCGGTGTCACCGACGTCACCCGCGTCGCGAGCGGCGACCCGGAGCTGTGGACGGAGATCCTGACGGCGAACGCGGCGGCCGTGCGCCCCGTGCTGGAGGCGCTGCGCACCGACCTCGACCGCCTCATGACGGCGCTGGAGGCCCCGGTGACCGGCCAGCCCGTGCTGCGCGAGCTGCTGCGCGGCGGCGTCGACGGCCGGTCCCGGCTGCCCGGCAAGCACGGCGCCGAGCACACCGAGTTCGCCACCGTCATCGTCGCCGTCGACGACAAGCCCGGCCAGCTGGCCCGGCTGTTCGCCGACGCGGGCGCGGCCGGCGTCAACGTCGAGGACGTCCGCATCGAGCACGCCGCCGGGCAGCCGCTCGGCCTGGTCGAACTGGACGTCCGCCCCGGCGCCGAGGACGAGCTGGCGGCGTCGTTGCGCGAACGCGGCTGGACCATCCGCGGGTGATGACGACGGCCGGTAATCTTCTGGGCGTGTCCGATACCCCCGCTGACGTCTCCGCCCACGACCTCGTCGTCGCCATCGACGGCCCGTCCGGTTCCGGGAAGTCGACGGTGGCCCGCCGGGTCGCGGCCGCGCTCGGCCTGCGCTACCTCGACACCGGCGCCATGTACCGGGCGGTCACCTGGTGGGCGCTGGAGCAGGACGTCGACCTCGCCGACGTCGAGCGGGTGGCGCAGCTGGCCCGCGAGCTGCCGCTGGAACAGGGGCTGGACCCCGCCGACCCGACGGTCGCGGTCGGCGGCACCGACATCGCCGCGGCCATCCGCACCAGCCGCATCTCCGCCGCCGTCAGCGCCGTCGCCACCAACCTCGGCGTCCGCGCGGAGCTGGTGGCCCGGCAGCAGGCCGTCGCGCGGGCCGGCGGCGTCGTCGTCGAGGGCCGCGACATCACCACCGTGGTCGCGCCCGACGCGCCCGTGCGGGTCCTGCTGACTGCCGACGAGCAGGTCCGGCTGTCGCGGCGGGCGCTCGAGGTGCACGGCAGCGCCGACGCGTCCGCCGTCGACGCCACCCGCGACCAGGTGGTCCGCCGCGACGCCGACGACGCCACCGTCGCCAGCTTCCACGAGGCCGCCGACGGCGTCGACGTCGTCGACTCGTCGCTGCTGTCGCTGGACGAGACCGTCGCCGCGGTCCTGAAGTTGGTGGAGGCCCGCACGGGGGTGCGGACGTGAGCGACTCCGGTCTGCCGACCTACCGGGGCTCGGTCTTCGGCAAGGGGGCCGCCTGGACGCTGGCCCGGCTGCTCTACCGCGTCACCATCACCGGCGCCGAGCACGTCCCGCGCACCGGCCCGGTCATCCTGGCGCCCAACCACACCGGGTTCCTCGACGCGCCGCTGCTCATGGGCACCTGCCCGCGCCCGGTGCACACGCTGGCCAAGAAAGAGCTGTTCAAGGGCCCGCTGGGCTGGCTGCTGCACGGCGTCGGGCAGATCCCGCTGGATCGCGACGACCCCAGCCGCGCCATGATCAAGTCCGGCATCGGGGTGCTCGACGCCGGTCGTGTCCTCGTCGTGTTCCCCGAGGGCACCCGCGGCGCCGGCGACTTCGCGGCGCTGCGCACCGGGCTGGCGTGGTTCGCGCTGCGCTCCGGCGCCCCCGTCATCCCGGTCGTCTTTGCCGGAACCGCCGGTCGAGGACGTACATTGGGTGGGATGCCCGGCCTGCGTTCCCGGGTCGAGGTCGTCTTCGGTCGTCCGGTCACGCTGCCGGCGGGCGGCGGGCGCACGCGCTCGGCCCTCGACGCGGCGACCGAACAGCTGCGCGAAGCCCTGGTGGCCCATCGCGAGGCCGTGGCGTCCCGAACCGAGGAGCACACGTGAGCGAGCAGTACCCGGCGGAGGCGCTCGACGCCGAGGCCTCCGACGAGGTCTACACGCCGGTCGTCGCCGTCGTCGGCCGGCCGAATGTCGGCAAGTCGACGCTGGTCAACCGCATTCTCGGCCGCCGCGAGGCGGTCGTCGAGGACGTCCCCGGCGTCACCCGCGACCGCGTCGCCTACGACGCAGCGTGGGCCGGGCGGTCGTTCACGCTGCTCGACACCGGCGGCTGGGACCCCGAGGCCAAGGGCATGGCGGCGCGCATCACGGCGCAGGCCGAGGTCGGCATGGCCGCCGCCGACGTCGTCATGTTCGTCGTCGACTCCACTGTCGGCGCCACCGACACCGACGAGGCGGTCGCGAAGCTGCTGCGGCGCTCCGGCAAGCCGGTGCTGCTGGTGGCCAACAAGGTCGAC
Protein-coding sequences here:
- a CDS encoding pseudouridine synthase, translating into MPDASDNDAQGVRLQKVLAAAGVGSRRASEALIAAGRVEVDGRVVRTLGTRVDPATAVIKVDGSRITTAEAGQVYLALNKPAGVVSSMSDPEGRPDLGGYVRGRRERLFHVGRLDADTEGLILLTNDGELAHRLAHPSYEVLKTYVAEVPGPVAPALGRELRAGIELEDGPVRVDSFRVVGRVGTRVMVEVVLHEGRKHIVRRLLEAVGHPVKRLVRTHVGPVAMGDLRPGNTRVLTTAEIAALYHEVGL
- the aroH gene encoding chorismate mutase — protein: MTVRAIRGATQLDADDAEHLLERTAELMTTVLDRNELTPDDVISIFLTATPDLRSAFPAVAVRQLGITDVPMMCAQEIGVAGALPRVVRLMAHVETTKPRSAMRHVYLHGTTVLRDDLADR
- a CDS encoding prephenate dehydrogenase, coding for MDPFGGRSVLVVGTGLVGTSLGLALTRAGVDVRLADAKPEFLAEAVRLGAGRPEAGDETSAAFAVVAVPPEAVASVVGEVLAGGRAEYATDVASVKVLPTTQVRERVADPGRYVGSHPMAGREISGPSGALADLFEGRPWVICPDDGTHQQAVTRALAVARLAGAVPMTMTAAEHDAAVALVSHAPHLVAALMAGRLAGAPGHEVRLAGPGVTDVTRVASGDPELWTEILTANAAAVRPVLEALRTDLDRLMTALEAPVTGQPVLRELLRGGVDGRSRLPGKHGAEHTEFATVIVAVDDKPGQLARLFADAGAAGVNVEDVRIEHAAGQPLGLVELDVRPGAEDELAASLRERGWTIRG
- the cmk gene encoding (d)CMP kinase, coding for MSDTPADVSAHDLVVAIDGPSGSGKSTVARRVAAALGLRYLDTGAMYRAVTWWALEQDVDLADVERVAQLARELPLEQGLDPADPTVAVGGTDIAAAIRTSRISAAVSAVATNLGVRAELVARQQAVARAGGVVVEGRDITTVVAPDAPVRVLLTADEQVRLSRRALEVHGSADASAVDATRDQVVRRDADDATVASFHEAADGVDVVDSSLLSLDETVAAVLKLVEARTGVRT
- a CDS encoding 1-acyl-sn-glycerol-3-phosphate acyltransferase, with amino-acid sequence MSDSGLPTYRGSVFGKGAAWTLARLLYRVTITGAEHVPRTGPVILAPNHTGFLDAPLLMGTCPRPVHTLAKKELFKGPLGWLLHGVGQIPLDRDDPSRAMIKSGIGVLDAGRVLVVFPEGTRGAGDFAALRTGLAWFALRSGAPVIPVVFAGTAGRGRTLGGMPGLRSRVEVVFGRPVTLPAGGGRTRSALDAATEQLREALVAHREAVASRTEEHT